From a single Terriglobales bacterium genomic region:
- a CDS encoding four helix bundle protein yields MTRTEEFKNRTKQFALRVIKLFRALPRTEEARVIGRQLLRSGTSVGANYRAACRGRSRAEFIAKLGIVVEELDESVYWLELLVESGIVRAERLALLTNETNELLAIFAAAQLTARVGKS; encoded by the coding sequence ATGACGCGGACGGAAGAGTTCAAGAACCGGACCAAGCAGTTCGCGCTCAGGGTCATCAAGCTATTCCGCGCGTTGCCGCGAACCGAGGAAGCGCGTGTCATCGGACGCCAGTTGTTGCGCAGCGGGACTTCGGTCGGTGCGAACTATCGAGCGGCATGCCGAGGCCGCTCACGAGCTGAGTTCATCGCAAAGCTCGGGATCGTGGTCGAGGAGCTGGACGAGAGCGTGTACTGGCTCGAACTGCTCGTGGAGTCCGGCATTGTTCGTGCCGAGCGACTAGCCTTGCTCACGAACGAAACCAACGAGTTGCTCGCAATCTTCGCGGCGGCGCAGCTGACCGCGCGAGTGGGAAAATCGTAA